One genomic window of Glycine max cultivar Williams 82 chromosome 16, Glycine_max_v4.0, whole genome shotgun sequence includes the following:
- the LOC100787142 gene encoding putative deoxyribonuclease TATDN3, translated as MAKEVMRVYLADSRDIAPSANIYMYPDVELLPSSKTTGVVYFAVNGVSKQDWYSVEQLAETYSSVIPCFGFHPLFVKERSPNWFETLREYFDSTPSAAVGEIGVDKGSHGKKIDFSEQIEVLRQQLELAKELNKPASVHCVCAFGDLLELMKSMGPFPAGVILHSYLGSAEMVPEFSKLDAPDALPMSNIDSLHFVEGDTSLTEELLAQTTTSSTSGSSLGNASHVLADASMLPKETLNHPANIHNVLDYVASVLEITKEELADLSYQNAVRLLSYKGSKVLQK; from the exons ATGGCTAAAGAAGTTATGAGAGTCTATTTAGCAGACTCCCGAGATATAGCTCCTTCAgccaacatatatatgtatccaGATGTTGAACTTTTG CCTTCTTCCAAAACCACCGGCGTCGTTTACTTCGCCGTTAATGGAGTTTCCAAACAAGACTGGTACTCCGTCGAGCAATTGGCCGAAACATACTCTTCCGTCATTCCTTGCTTCGGTTTCCATccttt GTTTGTTAAAGAACGGAGTCCCAATTGGTTTGAAACGTTGAGAGAGTATTTTGATTCCACACCCTCCGCTGCGGTTGGAGAG ATTGGTGTGGACAAAGGATCACACGGAAAGAAGATTGATTTTTCTGAGCAG ATTGAAGTATTGAGGCAGCAGCTTGAACTTGCAAAAGAGTTAAACAAACCAGCATCTGTTCATTGTGTTTGTGCTTTTGGTGATCTTCTTGAGCTAATGAA GTCTATGGGGCCTTTTCCTGCTGGTGTCATTCTTCATTCTTACCTAGGTTCTGCAGAGATGGTTCCTGAATTTTCCAAGCTTG ATGCACCTGATGCACTACCAATGTCAAACATAGATTCTCTTCATTTTGTTGAAGGAGATACTTCTCTCACTGAAGAGCTTCTTGCCCAAACAACAACTTCATCAACTTCTGGTTCTTCCCTCGGTAATGCATCCCATGTCTTGGCAGATGCTTCGATGTTGCCAAAGGAAACACTCAATCATCCCGCAAACATTCATAAT GTGCTTGATTATGTTGCATCTGTGCTAGAAATTACGAAAGAAGAACTTGCTGACTTAAGTTACCAGAATGCAGTCCGGTTATTATCCTATAAAGGTTCGAAAGTACTTCAAAAGTAG
- the FT2B gene encoding protein FLOWERING LOCUS T-like: MPRGSRDPLVVGRVIGDVLDPFECSIPMRVTYNNKDVSNGCEFKPSQVVNQPRINIGGDDFRNFYTLIAVDPDAPSPSDPNFREYLHWLVTDIPATTGPTFGHEVVTYENPRPMMGIHRIVFVLFRQQGRETVYAPGWRQNFITREFAELYNLGLPVAAVYFNIQRESGCGGRRLC, translated from the exons ATGCCTCGTGGAAGTAGGGACCCTCTAGTTGTTGGGCGTGTGATTGGGGATGTATTGGACCCTTTTGAATGTTCTATTCCTATGAGGGTCACCTACAATAACAAAGATGTCAGCAATGGATGTGAATTCAAACCCTCACAAGTTGTCAACCAACCAAGAATAAATATCGGTGGTGATGATTTCAGGAACTTCTACACTTTg ATCGCGGTTGATCCTGATGCACCTAGCCCAAGTGATCCCAATTTCAGAGAATACCTCCATTG GTTAGTAACTGACATTCCAGCAACAACGGGGCCTACTTTCG GTCATGAGGTTGTAACATATGAAAATCCACGACCCATGATGGGGATCCATCGTATAGTCTTTGTGTTATTTCGTCAACAGGGTAGAGAGACAGTGTATGCACCAGGATGGCGCCAAAATTTCATTACTAGAGAATTTGCTGAACTTTACAATCTTGGATTGCCAGTTGCTGCTGTCTATTTTAACATCCAGAGAGAATCTGGTTGTGGTGGAAGAAGGCTATGTTAA